Within the Flavobacterium sp. CG_23.5 genome, the region GATCATAAATAAATTCTGACGTTTATCAGACATAGCTACCCAATTTTGGGGCGATAAGTCTTATTTTGTCAGACCTATATACAAGTTGGCAGTAATTATAAACAATCGAAAACATAGAAAAATGAAATTAATAAAAACAAAAAACAATCTTTTACCTCTCATAATTTTTATTTTTATAAGCTCCTTTGGATATGGGCAAAGTCAAAATGGACGAATTCCATTTTACGCATTGCCATATTACAATTACGAACCATTAACAATTACTATTGGAAAATATCAGAAAGAACTTCTCTCAAACGATATTTCAGAATTAGAAACATTAGAAACAAAAATTAAAAATGATTTAAACAATACTGACATTGCAAGCCTTTATATTTTATCGGTTAGACTATACGATTTAGGGAAAAAAGATGATGCCTTTTATTGGTTTATGACCGCTCAAGCAAGAGCCAGAATATTTATGAATATGCTGGATAAAAAAAGAATGGGAGGCATTGGTTCAGAAGCATTTGAATTAAAACAACTTTTTAATTCATTTAATCAACTAATTGGAGAATATATGAATGGATATGGATTTAATGATGTTGAGAAAGGACTTGCCGTTTATAAAAGAGTAAAAGCCGAAGTTAAAAGCATTCAATCATACAAAGACATTTATAAGAAAGTGAAATTTGTGGATGAAAAAAATCTTGAGATAGAGAAAACTAATAAAGAAAATGATTTGGCGGAAGGAATTGAATATATCACGAATAACAAAGGTAAAATTAAGCAACAAAGAATAGAAAACGGAACTCAAGATAAATACTAAATAACTAATGCCAACCGCCATTTTGAGCTAGCTGGAATTTAGTGGAATTACCGTTTCGCATCAAGTTTTCGTTAAGCCGAAAATTGAGTGGTTACGAACTTCCAGCCATCTCAAAGTGGCATAACGTTGTGCTTAACCTTAAAAAAACGAAACTTAAATGAAAAGAAAAAATATTTATATTATTGGAGGATTAATATTATTTCTGTTTTTCTTTTACAAATTAGGAAGTGCATTTGCACCTGGAAGTTATCCTTATGCCGAACATTACGAGCTAAACTACCCTGAAGAAAAAGTAATTGAAGCAGCTGAAAATGTAAGAAAAGAAAATATCTACTTACATATTGGGAAAGGTTGGGAAGATAAAGACACAACTGACCATTGGCATCATATTTATTTTAATTTTCACAACAAAATGCTGTTAACGTGGACAAGACCGAATGGAAAAAATAGTACAACATTTGCTTTTGTCAGAATGCAAGATGATAATGCAGAATGGAAAAATTTAAATAATGATTTTGGCTATTTTGAAAACAGAAAAATAAAAAAAGCACTTGAAGAAGAAATATTAGCTAAAATAAAAATCAAGTTAGAAAACGAACCAAAATAAATAAAAAAGGCTAAGCATAACCGCCGTTTAGCAAGATTGTGGGTTTAATGGAATCCCCTCTGGTGCTCGTCTGCGACGAGTACCTACTTAAATTAAGAGACAAATCATAGCGTTTGCAACGCGGATAGCTTAAAAAGCTCCATTTCAAAACATTACAAACTAAAAAAAATCCCTTTTGAAAACTATTTTCTAAAGTTCTTTTTTATTAAAAATCCTGTTTCTAAAAACCGTAATTGGCCGCTAAGCCAAACACTTCTCGTACTTGAACCGCTTTGATTGTATTATCATCATAAATTCCCTGTATTGCTAGATTCGCAGTTACATATTTGTTGATTCTCATAACCACATTCATTTGATAATCGATATCAACGTTTTGTGGTTTGTCTAAATAATTGGAATATAAATTCAATCGATTTTCAATAGAAATATTTGTCATTACATTGAGTTTGTAATAGGCGGAAATACTGGCGCCAAATTCAAAACGGGAGCTATCTCCTTGTAATACGCCAAAAGAAGAACCGAAATCCGTAAAATGCTTGTGTACCAAAATTAATTTTGCAGTTGCCGGAGAAAAATTCACACTTAAATTATTGCTTTTTTTCCACAACATACCAGGCCCTAATTGAAAATATGCAGGCGAGAAGAAATGAGAAATGCCATTTCCGTCGTTGTCATAACCAACATCCATTTGTGTTTTCATATTGAAAAACATAGAATAGTACCAGTCGCCTTTGGCTTTTTTACCCCAAAGCGAATTCAGCTCTAATCTATCATCTGTTTTTGCGACTTTAGAACCTTTTACTTTGGTTAAGCCATAGGCTGCGATGAATTTATTGTCCCAAATTATATCTTCTTTTTTGTAATTGAAATCATAATTCAAACCAAAATTCCCTGCAAGGTTTGAAGTTCCACCGCCCAACCATTTGCTGTTATAAGCAGTTTGATTAAAAAGCAAAGAAATATTTCCTTTTTTTGTCCAAAATTTTATGGTGTCATTTGAAGTTTCTTGTGCATTGACAGAAACTATAATCAAAAGAAAAACGATTGAAAGTACTGTTTTTTTCATAATCTTTTATTTAGATTCTAATATAAAAGTAAGAAAAAAATGGGATTAATTATCCTTTTTTGGGTGCTTTGTATAAAGGAACCGCAGAACAAGCCTCTCCATACATGATGCTTCTAGCGAAAGGCTGTAAATAATTGGCAGCCAATACATAAGCACGCATTGGAACTGGTTTTCTAGAACACCCTTTTATAATTACGGGTTTATTCTCATATACCGAGTAATCAATTTTAGGCAGCAATTCTTCGTAAAGTGAAGCGTCTAAATCTTCTATTGATCCGTTGATGATTTTCTTTGCATATGGCGCTAATTGAATGGCCACCAAAATCGAAGCCCAAGCCGGAATAATAGCATCTGTGCTACATCCAATCGCGACATATTGATCTTGATATTGTGACCAATCGTGATTTTTTAAATGTTCTCTAAAGTCTTTTTCTTTCAATAAAAAACCTTCCAAAAGCCATTGAGAAATATCGATTTGCGTACGAATTTCCTTTGGATAATAATCCTCCAAATCAAATACGACCAAAACACTATTCGCAACTTTATTTATTATTTCTTCCATTTTTTTTTTAGTTTACAGTCGCAGTCGCAGTCTTAGTTGTAGAACTGAAAACTGCGACTGCAAACTGAATACTTTCTAAAGCATTCCCAATTCTAATTTAGCTTCTTCGCTCATTAAATCTTTGCTCCAAGGCGGGTCAAATGTGATTTCAACTTCGGCGTCTTTTACATGCTCAATCGATTTTACTTTTTCTTCCACTTCTCGAGGTAAACTCTCTGCCACAGGACAGTTTGGAGAAGTAAGTGTCATCAAAATTTTCACTTCATAATCCGTATTTACCATTACGTCATAAATCAATCCTAATTCGTAAATATCTACAGGAATCTCCGGATCATAAATTGTTTTTAATATTTTTACGATTGATTCTCCTAATTCAGTGGTGTCTATTTCTTGTGTCATTTTTTTCTATTTATATTGTTTTACTCGTAGGTTACAGATGTTAATGTAGTTGTATGAAAAAAGCTAACTATTTTTTCAACTCCGTAATCATTATTAGAAAATATCATATCAGTAGCGACTTTAATATTGTACAACTTATTAAAATTAACTATATCAGTCATGATACCGTTAGCCGTTTGGTAACTACATGATCCCATTTCTTTCTCTGCATCAACAAAGTCGATTTTTTTTAATTCTGATTGAAATGATTTCGAATAATTAACCTTAGGATAATTCGTGTTTATTGTTTTTTTGTTATAATCAATTATAATTTTATATGCAAAAGGCGTAAAGTTATGCCCGAAATTCTCTCTAAAAGTTTTAATTAATTCTCCACTTCCTCTTTTAAAAAAAAGCGTTGTCTTGTTTGTTTTTAGATTATGAATTCCTTGTATAAGATGAGTGTTATGATATAATTGACTTTCTAATCTCTTTATTTCTTCCTTACTAAGACTTTTTATTTTAACGGACCCAATTATCTTTAAAGAATCTTGAGGACTTACTACTTTTGTAAATTTTGTTTTCGGAAATTCAACTTTGAGCAATAATGTATCGGCGTACACTTTGTTATCTACAGTGAAAAAGTTAGATTTTTGCTCATAAACGAATTTGATTTTTGAGTAGCTTTCGGGTATGCTTTTTTGTGAAGAAGCAATATTACCAACTAAAATTAATATAAAAAAAATTATTTTTTCCATTCGAATAATAACTTTAATTTTGTGAGTTGAATGCCAATGCATA harbors:
- a CDS encoding SUF system Fe-S cluster assembly protein, translated to MTQEIDTTELGESIVKILKTIYDPEIPVDIYELGLIYDVMVNTDYEVKILMTLTSPNCPVAESLPREVEEKVKSIEHVKDAEVEITFDPPWSKDLMSEEAKLELGML
- a CDS encoding DUF3078 domain-containing protein, with translation MKKTVLSIVFLLIIVSVNAQETSNDTIKFWTKKGNISLLFNQTAYNSKWLGGGTSNLAGNFGLNYDFNYKKEDIIWDNKFIAAYGLTKVKGSKVAKTDDRLELNSLWGKKAKGDWYYSMFFNMKTQMDVGYDNDGNGISHFFSPAYFQLGPGMLWKKSNNLSVNFSPATAKLILVHKHFTDFGSSFGVLQGDSSRFEFGASISAYYKLNVMTNISIENRLNLYSNYLDKPQNVDIDYQMNVVMRINKYVTANLAIQGIYDDNTIKAVQVREVFGLAANYGF
- a CDS encoding DUF2480 family protein, whose translation is MEEIINKVANSVLVVFDLEDYYPKEIRTQIDISQWLLEGFLLKEKDFREHLKNHDWSQYQDQYVAIGCSTDAIIPAWASILVAIQLAPYAKKIINGSIEDLDASLYEELLPKIDYSVYENKPVIIKGCSRKPVPMRAYVLAANYLQPFARSIMYGEACSAVPLYKAPKKG